From Cannabis sativa cultivar Pink pepper isolate KNU-18-1 chromosome 8, ASM2916894v1, whole genome shotgun sequence, a single genomic window includes:
- the LOC115700091 gene encoding cytosolic sulfotransferase 12-like: MSKENNDQLSTDHLIPEYLQENEIVEEFKDLVVSLPREKGWVASYLHQYQGFWHTTRQIQGVLSCQKYFKSSSLNDKDIILVSTPKSGTTWLKAIIFSLVNRSTFPDTKQNHPLLTTNPHVLVPFLELNLFLPSKSKLVIPDLISSSIPSNNNDSNPSLFSTHLPYVSLPDSIKTSPCKLVYLCRNPKDVFISLWHFTNRLRPQNLAKNTMEESFEKFCNGVSLYGPFWDHSLGYWEVSLECPEKVLFLNYDKIKKEPFLHVKKLAEFLGFPFSLEEEANGDVARILELCSFDNLSNLVVNKSGRLSSGEENKTFFRRGEVGDWINYMTPEMAERLDSLVEKKLHGSGLEF, from the coding sequence ATGTCAAAAGAAAACAATGATCAATTATCTACCGATCATCTCATCCCGGAGTATCTCCAAGAAAATGAGATCGTTGAAGAATTCAAAGACTTGGTTGTTTCTTTACCAAGAGAAAAAGGTTGGGTAGCTTCTTATCTCCACCAATACCAAGGGTTTTGGCACACAACCAGGCAGATTCAAGGAGTTCTCTCCTGCCAAAAATATTTCAAGTCATCATCACTTAATGACAAAGATATCATCCTTGTGAGCACACCAAAATCAGGCACCACATGGCTCAAGGCCATTATTTTCTCTCTTGTTAACCGCTCAACTTTCCCGGACACCAAACAAAACCACCCTTTACTAACAACAAACCCTCATGTTCTTGTACCCTTCTTAGAACTCAATCTATTCCTCCCAAGTAAGAGTAAGCTTGTAATCCCTGACCTAATTTCTTCTTCTATTCCTTCCAATAATAACGATAGTAATCCTAGTCTATTTTCTACTCATCTTCCTTATGTGTCTCTCCCCGATTCCATCAAAACCTCCCCATGCAAACTTGTTTATCTCTGTAGGAATCCCAAGGACGTTTTCATCTCTCTCTGGCATTTTACCAACCGGTTGAGGCCACAGAACTTGGCCAAGAACACAATGGAAGAGTCGTTCGAGAAGTTCTGTAACGGAGTTAGCTTGTACGGACCCTTTTGGGACCACTCTTTGGGTTACTGGGAAGTAAGCTTGGAGTGTCCCGAGAAGGTACTTTTTCTGAACTATGATAAGATAAAGAAAGAACCATTTTTGCATGTGAAAAAATTGGCTGAGTTCTTAGGGTTTCCCTTCTCTCTTGAAGAAGAGGCCAATGGTGACGTGGCACGAATCTTGGAGCTTTGTAGTTTTGATAATTTGAGTAATTTGGTGGTCAATAAGAGTGGAAGATTATCGTCCGGCGAGGAGAATAAGACATTTTTCCGACGAGGCGAGGTTGGTGATTGGATTAATTATATGACACCAGAGATGGCTGAAAGACTGGACTCGCTAGTTGAGAAGAAGTTGCATGGTTCTGGATTGGaattctaa